The sequence GAAAGTAAATGTTTGGTCACCGTTGAGAATTGTAGAAAATTTGCACTGAATAGGGGCAATTGGCGGCTCTGTTGGTTCGGCTGTTGTTAGCTTGATCAGTTCAGGTGCCGTTGCTTTCATAATGGGCGGTGCGAGTTGTCCATCACAGCCGGTCATGGCGGCTTGATCGTCCCAATATCCAGAGCGCCAGCAAAGGCCAAATTGGCTACGTGCGATGGGACCGCGGTTGTCCTGAAGATAAGCGTTACCTGAAGGAGGCACTTGAATGTCGGCGCTCTGGGCAAACGCAATGGTTGGCGCAAAATGAGAGGTGGCGCCTATTAATAGACTAAGCGCGAATACTTGACGCATAAATATGTTCCTGAGCGAAATGGCGGTTGTGACATTGTTTCGGACTTTGGTAACGGTGTTCTGCGCTCAATGGAACGAAATGAGACTTGGCGCAAACGCCGACCTAAAGGTAGCTACTAAAAAGTGAAAAGATGGTGGTGCTGAGGGTGATACCAAAAATAAGCGGACATGATGATTAATTTGATGGGCGTGATGATTTTGATGGGTTGCATTTAAGCATATTTATTGTGGGCAATACATCCATTTAGCGTGTTATGTCTAACTGCTGACTTTGGGAAAAGCCGAACAGCGAGCGTCACGTGCTAAAATCACGCGTCTTAATGTGAACCTTTGGCTGCATTCCCGGCTGAACTTGATGATTCTTAGTGAATCCATCAAAGTCACCCGATAGTTATTAAAAAGGAATGCCAGACCATGGTCAGCTTTTATCCGTGATCTATCAACCTAAGTAAAGACTCGCCGACTCGCTAATGGATCAATTCGCTAAAGAAACAATACCGATTTCCCTCGAAGACGAAATGCGCAA is a genomic window of Glaciimonas sp. CA11.2 containing:
- a CDS encoding OmpA family protein; its protein translation is MRQVFALSLLIGATSHFAPTIAFAQSADIQVPPSGNAYLQDNRGPIARSQFGLCWRSGYWDDQAAMTGCDGQLAPPIMKATAPELIKLTTAEPTEPPIAPIQCKFSTILNGDQTFTFGKSTLKPAAGEQIDKDVLPQLRHCGIINAITITGHTDRLGTDNYNKQLSEQRAKSVANYLKNKGIVTRITIIGAGKSQAVTICSEKSSRSNLLKCLAPNRRVVIKVQ